A part of Haloarchaeobius sp. HME9146 genomic DNA contains:
- a CDS encoding XTP/dITP diphosphatase — protein sequence MTIRFVTSNEGKVREACEYLGTDAVEQVNYDYLEVQSDDLADIAAHGAREAYEQLDSDEPVLVDDAGLFLDAFDGFPGPYSSYVEDTVGVERVYELTDLQENDRAYFRTVLAYYDGEETTTFEGAVPGRIVAPRGEGGFGYDPIFEHDGKTMAEMSTEEKNAISHRGRALAKFADWLAKEPAERKGPR from the coding sequence ATGACGATTCGCTTCGTGACGAGCAACGAGGGGAAGGTGCGTGAGGCCTGTGAGTACCTCGGCACCGACGCGGTCGAGCAGGTGAACTACGACTATCTGGAGGTCCAGAGCGACGACCTCGCGGACATCGCAGCCCACGGGGCCCGCGAGGCCTACGAGCAACTCGACAGCGACGAGCCCGTGCTGGTCGACGACGCGGGCCTGTTCCTCGACGCGTTCGACGGCTTTCCGGGCCCGTACTCCTCGTACGTCGAGGACACCGTCGGCGTCGAGCGCGTCTACGAACTCACCGACCTCCAGGAGAACGACCGGGCGTACTTCCGGACCGTCCTCGCGTACTACGACGGCGAGGAGACGACCACCTTCGAGGGCGCAGTTCCGGGCCGCATCGTCGCCCCGCGCGGCGAGGGTGGCTTCGGCTACGACCCCATCTTCGAGCACGACGGGAAGACGATGGCCGAGATGAGTACCGAGGAGAAGAACGCCATCAGCCACCGGGGGCGGGCCCTCGCGAAGTTCGCGGACTGGCTCGCCAAGGAACCGGCTGAGCGGAAGGGGCCGCGCTAA
- a CDS encoding helix-turn-helix domain-containing protein: MKYLSVTLSHSDETIHPMHAFVCEHGGYSDYRLVHWSFANDEANTLLFHVRGDREAYEERLAQVDSVRSYEVAPLGGDRFYVYVLDEPGETGQQMLEAFSKLSLVAVPPLSYNTDRTVSFGILGEPDALQAAMDATPDGIDVSIDRLGSYDADPTAAGVPITDRQREAVRAAQRVGYYDVPREGSVADVADELGCATGTAAEHLRKAESALLGDLDC, translated from the coding sequence ATGAAGTACCTCTCTGTCACGCTCTCGCACTCGGACGAGACGATCCATCCGATGCACGCGTTCGTCTGCGAGCACGGCGGGTACAGTGACTACCGGCTCGTCCACTGGAGCTTCGCGAACGACGAGGCGAACACGCTGCTCTTCCACGTCCGCGGCGACCGCGAGGCCTACGAGGAGCGACTCGCCCAGGTCGACTCCGTTCGGTCGTACGAGGTCGCGCCACTCGGCGGCGACCGGTTCTACGTCTACGTGCTCGACGAGCCGGGCGAGACCGGCCAGCAGATGCTCGAAGCGTTCTCGAAGCTGAGTCTCGTGGCGGTGCCACCGCTGTCCTACAACACCGACCGGACCGTCTCCTTCGGCATCCTCGGGGAACCCGATGCCCTGCAGGCCGCGATGGACGCGACGCCCGACGGTATCGACGTCTCTATCGACCGCCTCGGGAGCTACGACGCCGACCCCACGGCTGCGGGTGTTCCCATCACCGACCGCCAGCGCGAGGCGGTCCGGGCCGCCCAGCGAGTCGGCTACTACGACGTGCCCCGCGAGGGGTCGGTCGCGGACGTGGCGGACGAACTGGGCTGTGCGACCGGGACCGCGGCCGAACACCTCCGGAAGGCGGAGTCCGCGCTGCTGGGCGACCTCGACTGCTGA
- a CDS encoding DUF5808 domain-containing protein — translation MADKPSSGEILGVPYNFERPSLSRMLSSYWKPGKGMLVEKPFGIGYTLNLANWRSWVVLAVAGGMLWMERGKQKGESEAADEPVEVVVED, via the coding sequence ATGGCAGACAAGCCGAGTTCCGGTGAGATCCTTGGAGTTCCGTACAACTTCGAACGCCCCAGCCTGAGTCGGATGCTTTCGTCGTACTGGAAGCCGGGCAAGGGGATGCTCGTGGAGAAGCCGTTCGGTATCGGATATACGCTGAACCTCGCGAACTGGCGGTCGTGGGTCGTCCTCGCCGTCGCCGGCGGGATGCTCTGGATGGAGCGTGGCAAACAGAAGGGCGAGTCCGAGGCGGCAGACGAGCCCGTCGAAGTCGTCGTCGAGGACTGA
- a CDS encoding VIT1/CCC1 transporter family protein codes for MSRIDALQAALRRSSVRSISRRYFVSNGFDGTLTSIGVATGAYLSGVPDGRTVVLVGVGGAVGLCTSGVWSVWEIERAEKLSQRRQLERAMLRDLDDTHLQREDRAGRAVNAIASGIGPLVGTLLPLVPFLFEGWLVSLLQATLLAVAVGVGLLFAFGAYMGSIAELDWTVTGIRMALAGVLVAVVNVLLPG; via the coding sequence ATGAGCCGGATCGATGCCCTGCAGGCCGCGCTCAGGCGATCCTCGGTGCGGTCCATCTCCCGGCGCTACTTCGTCTCGAACGGGTTCGACGGGACGCTCACCAGCATCGGTGTCGCGACCGGCGCGTACCTCTCGGGCGTGCCCGACGGGCGGACCGTCGTGCTCGTCGGGGTCGGTGGCGCAGTCGGCCTGTGTACGTCGGGCGTGTGGAGCGTCTGGGAGATCGAACGCGCCGAGAAGCTGAGCCAGCGCCGCCAGCTCGAACGTGCCATGCTCCGGGACCTCGACGACACGCACCTCCAGCGCGAGGACCGCGCCGGCCGGGCGGTGAACGCCATCGCCAGTGGGATCGGGCCGCTGGTCGGGACGCTACTTCCGCTGGTCCCGTTCCTGTTCGAGGGGTGGCTGGTGTCGCTGCTGCAGGCGACGCTGCTTGCGGTGGCTGTCGGCGTCGGTCTCCTCTTCGCCTTCGGCGCGTACATGGGTTCCATCGCCGAACTCGACTGGACGGTGACCGGGATTCGGATGGCGCTCGCAGGCGTTCTCGTGGCCGTCGTGAACGTCCTGTTGCCGGGATGA